One Pieris napi chromosome 22, ilPieNapi1.2, whole genome shotgun sequence genomic region harbors:
- the LOC125060691 gene encoding putative uncharacterized protein DDB_G0277255 isoform X3 translates to MEIIDGKRHHEQHNSIKSSRSGSPEPSDGPSSVESFRPIQRTPTPSRLGPPPSPPVPTKPVAPSAPEPTGPLMPCAICGRTFVPQSLSKHVKICEKMTVKKRKTFDSSRQRREGTDLEQYLPKNFGLPENSPFLEKSPPNTAKATPKPKPQSVRTAIMKPTADLQKCPHCGRAFGVRAFERHVDWCADKAKILPAASAQAPPHITDAKQRLNARTQYKAPPVRTRRSSQTREKSSRSASVESSRGVSPPREFGDYKHPQSRASESGSSNDYHEESSPHIPVIRNSRSSQNKSSGDANIKARQARLAKDLSSTRLDDNYDPFACAARQMKELMSSDTNIPKKQQKASKESSRTLPSLKPTPTRASTLNRTDNTKSIKDTINKTYQKTPTLNRMKSFGSTHNDNLSSSFGGRCSSFRLNRNEKKPTLNTTFTKSSKENINSVEKPYFNRSSNLNRSFSSYNNSVYSTPKLKNKIPKLSTSMHHAFQRNTGSQPLKLEKIKKDDKKDLVNLDAILSCDNSSMTDSNYIDPMLINENDNLPINVNTILNNPDIISSFESLLTTENLPAKFESFSTIKKNNNGRNITNIESLKNEKNNNFHSETSTTPIISDLGAQYDKLMYSLDHSITSRTSGRDDDSLCEDFDLEEFMTSFDEEVNKQKSEKRTCSSTTRVVKQSELSDDVFVAGNDTPKILKSSSNGMIPVNKSMSLVFSSNNIVGDKLLPSSVKRSTSLLDSIQKKPAKIEPKIRHKTDQLEDDIMQSLKEFDKFYESQKNEKSHSNKDLNMNKRTYIDTVKRGSRKKIEQNNKCDNIINGNHTPGGKISNDSAYSSLNRVSPSKLSLCNVKESNDTVLLEQPGGSDTSESHKEDRRSISSEEFLAMEKSTETEETLARSDMHSSYNNVEHISVHEKRTSSRVSTHRTSHRNIKEALSSSGSETSLSRVRREQHSAPRLSRFCHECGSKFPDKAKFCIECGVKRLLV, encoded by the exons GCAAGCGGCATCATGAACAGCACAACTCCATAAAGTCTTCACGATCAGGATCTCCAGAACCCTCAGATGGACCCAGCAGTGTCGAATCTTTCCGGCCAATTCAACGCACGCCAACTCCCAGCAGACTTGGGCCCCCGCCCTCACCACCTGTGCCCACAAAACCTGTGGCCCCCTCTGCCCCAGAGCCGACAGGGCCTCTCATGCCATGTGCTATATGCGGAAGGACCTTTGTGCCCCAGTCGCTATCAAAACACGTAAAGATCTGCGAGAAAATGACCGTCAAGAAAAGGAAAACCTTCGACTCTTCAAGGCAGAGGCGCGAAG GCACGGACCTAGAACAATACTTGCCAAAGAATTTCGGTCTTCCAGAAAACAGCCCATTCCTTGAGAAGAGCCCGCCGAACACAGCTAAAGCAACGCCCAAACCCAAGCCGCAGTCAGTGCGTACTGCTATCATGAAG CCCACTGCCGACCTCCAAAAGTGTCCTCATTGCGGACGCGCCTTCGGTGTGAGGGCGTTCGAGAGACACGTCGATTGGTGCGCGGACAAAGCGAAGATTTTACCAGCTGCATCCGCGCAAGCGCCGCCGCACATCACCGATGCCAAACAAAGGCTCAATGCGCGTACGCAGTACAAAGCACCGCCAGTTAGAACGCGACG atCATCTCAAACTCGTGAGAAGTCATCAAGATCGGCGTCGGTAGAATCTAGTCGAGGTGTGTCACCGCCTAGAGAGTTTGGTGACTACAAACATCCACAATCTAGGGCTTCAG AGTCCGGATCTAGCAATGATTATCACGAGGAGAGCTCCCCGCATATTCCAGTTATTAGAAACTCGCGTAGCTCTCAAAATAAATCGTCTGGAGATGCGAATATTAAAGCGAGGCAAGCCCGGCTGGCCAAGGATTTAAGCAGCACTAG GCTTGACGATAATTACGACCCCTTCGCTTGTGCTGCTAGGCAGATGAAAGAGCTAATGTCTTCAGACACAAATATTCCGAAAAAGCAACAAAAGGCTTCGAAAGAATCAAGTCGCACACTTCCATCCTTAAAACCCACTCCTACCAGAGCCTCCACTCTAAACCGTACCGATAATACCAAAAGTATAAAAGACaccattaataaaacatatcaaAAAACACCTACACTGAACAGAATGAAATCATTTGGAAGTACACATAATGATAATCTCTCAAGTTCCTTTGGTGGTAGATGTAGTTCGTTTAGATTAAATAGAAATGAGAAAAAACCTACTCTTAATACAACATTCACCAAATCCAGTAAGGAAAATATCAATTCTGTAGAAAAACCATACTTTAATCGCAGcagtaatttaaatagatCGTTTTctagttataataattcagTATATAGTACgccaaagttaaaaaataaaattccaaaGTTATCCACATCTATGCATCATGCTTTTCAGAGAAATACTGGGAGTCAACCATTGAAacttgaaaaaattaaaaaagatgatAAGAAAGATCTTGTAAATCTTGATGCTATACTGTCATGTGATAACTCTTCTATGACAGATAGTAATTATATAGATCCCATGTTGATCAATGAAAATGACAATTTGCCGATAAATGTTaacactattttaaataatcccGACATAATAAGTAGCTTTGAATCTCTACTAACTACTGAAAATCTACCAGCTAAATTCGAATCGTTTAGtactataaagaaaaacaataacggtagaaatattacaaatatagaaAGTCTTAAAAAcgagaaaaacaataactttcATAGTGAAACTTCGACGACTCCAATCATAAGTGATTTAGGGGCTCAGTATGATAAGCTAATGTACTCTCTCGATCATAGTATAACATCTAGAACTTCTGGTAGAGACGATGACTCCCTTTGTGAAGATTTTGATCTCGAGGAATTCATGACCTCTTTCGACGAAGaggttaataaacaaaaatctgAAAAGCGCACGTGTAGCTCGACAACTAGAGTCGTCAAACAATCTGAATTATCTGACGACGTATTTGTCGCCGGAAATGATACccctaaaattttaaaaagtagtaGTAACGGTATGATTCCAGTGAATAAATCAATGTCCCTTGTTTTTAGCAGTAACAATATCGTGGGTGATAAACTGCTTCCTTCCTCCGTCAAGCGTTCCACTTCCCTCCTTGATTCCATTCAAAAGAAACCTGCCAAAATAGAACCTAAAATCCGCCATAAGACTGATCAGCTGGAAGATGATATAATGCAATCTCTGAAAGAATTCGACAAGTTCTACGAATCTCAGAAAAATGAGAAAAGTCATTCGAATAAAGATCTTAATATGAATAAACGCACGTACATTGATACAGTAAAAAGAGGTAGTCGGAAGAAGAtcgaacaaaataataaatgtgacaACATCATAAACGGAAATCACACGCCTGGTGGGAAGATAAGCAACGATTCAGCATATAGCAG CCTAAACAGAGTATCGCCATCAAAGCTTTCCTTGTGCAATGTTAAAGAATCCAACGATACAGTGCTGTTAGAACAACCGGGCGGATCAGACACGAGTGAGAGTCATAAAGAAGACAGACGTTCTATATCAAGTGAAGAATTTTTAGCGATGGAGAAATCCACTGAGACGGAAGAGACGTTAGCCAGATCTGATATGCACTCGTCCTACAATAATGTAGAGCACATCAGTGTTCATG AGAAACGTACCAGTTCTCGGGTCTCCACACATCGCACATCGCATCGTAATATAAAAGAGGCACTCAGCTCTAGTGGTTCTGAGACGTCCTTGAGCCGTGTTCGAAGGGAGCAACACTCGGCCCCGCGCCTTTCTCGCTTCTGTCACGAATGCGGGAGTAAGTTCCCTGATAAAGCCAAGTTTTGTATCGAATGTGGCGTTAAACGATTGTTAGTGTGA
- the LOC125060691 gene encoding uncharacterized protein MAL13P1.304 isoform X5, whose amino-acid sequence MKKSALLKLKAIFGSRKGKRHHEQHNSIKSSRSGSPEPSDGPSSVESFRPIQRTPTPSRLGPPPSPPVPTKPVAPSAPEPTGPLMPCAICGRTFVPQSLSKHVKICEKMTVKKRKTFDSSRQRREGTDLEQYLPKNFGLPENSPFLEKSPPNTAKATPKPKPQSVRTAIMKPTADLQKCPHCGRAFGVRAFERHVDWCADKAKILPAASAQAPPHITDAKQRLNARTQYKAPPVRTRRSSQTREKSSRSASVESSRGVSPPREFGDYKHPQSRASESGSSNDYHEESSPHIPVIRNSRSSQNKSSGDANIKARQARLAKDLSSTRLDDNYDPFACAARQMKELMSSDTNIPKKQQKASKESSRTLPSLKPTPTRASTLNRTDNTKSIKDTINKTYQKTPTLNRMKSFGSTHNDNLSSSFGGRCSSFRLNRNEKKPTLNTTFTKSSKENINSVEKPYFNRSSNLNRSFSSYNNSVYSTPKLKNKIPKLSTSMHHAFQRNTGSQPLKLEKIKKDDKKDLVNLDAILSCDNSSMTDSNYIDPMLINENDNLPINVNTILNNPDIISSFESLLTTENLPAKFESFSTIKKNNNGRNITNIESLKNEKNNNFHSETSTTPIISDLGAQYDKLMYSLDHSITSRTSGRDDDSLCEDFDLEEFMTSFDEEVNKQKSEKRTCSSTTRVVKQSELSDDVFVAGNDTPKILKSSSNGMIPVNKSMSLVFSSNNIVGDKLLPSSVKRSTSLLDSIQKKPAKIEPKIRHKTDQLEDDIMQSLKEFDKFYESQKNEKSHSNKDLNMNKRTYIDTVKRGSRKKIEQNNKCDNIINGNHTPGGKISNDSAYSRLVSVIMLLLLPA is encoded by the exons GCAAGCGGCATCATGAACAGCACAACTCCATAAAGTCTTCACGATCAGGATCTCCAGAACCCTCAGATGGACCCAGCAGTGTCGAATCTTTCCGGCCAATTCAACGCACGCCAACTCCCAGCAGACTTGGGCCCCCGCCCTCACCACCTGTGCCCACAAAACCTGTGGCCCCCTCTGCCCCAGAGCCGACAGGGCCTCTCATGCCATGTGCTATATGCGGAAGGACCTTTGTGCCCCAGTCGCTATCAAAACACGTAAAGATCTGCGAGAAAATGACCGTCAAGAAAAGGAAAACCTTCGACTCTTCAAGGCAGAGGCGCGAAG GCACGGACCTAGAACAATACTTGCCAAAGAATTTCGGTCTTCCAGAAAACAGCCCATTCCTTGAGAAGAGCCCGCCGAACACAGCTAAAGCAACGCCCAAACCCAAGCCGCAGTCAGTGCGTACTGCTATCATGAAG CCCACTGCCGACCTCCAAAAGTGTCCTCATTGCGGACGCGCCTTCGGTGTGAGGGCGTTCGAGAGACACGTCGATTGGTGCGCGGACAAAGCGAAGATTTTACCAGCTGCATCCGCGCAAGCGCCGCCGCACATCACCGATGCCAAACAAAGGCTCAATGCGCGTACGCAGTACAAAGCACCGCCAGTTAGAACGCGACG atCATCTCAAACTCGTGAGAAGTCATCAAGATCGGCGTCGGTAGAATCTAGTCGAGGTGTGTCACCGCCTAGAGAGTTTGGTGACTACAAACATCCACAATCTAGGGCTTCAG AGTCCGGATCTAGCAATGATTATCACGAGGAGAGCTCCCCGCATATTCCAGTTATTAGAAACTCGCGTAGCTCTCAAAATAAATCGTCTGGAGATGCGAATATTAAAGCGAGGCAAGCCCGGCTGGCCAAGGATTTAAGCAGCACTAG GCTTGACGATAATTACGACCCCTTCGCTTGTGCTGCTAGGCAGATGAAAGAGCTAATGTCTTCAGACACAAATATTCCGAAAAAGCAACAAAAGGCTTCGAAAGAATCAAGTCGCACACTTCCATCCTTAAAACCCACTCCTACCAGAGCCTCCACTCTAAACCGTACCGATAATACCAAAAGTATAAAAGACaccattaataaaacatatcaaAAAACACCTACACTGAACAGAATGAAATCATTTGGAAGTACACATAATGATAATCTCTCAAGTTCCTTTGGTGGTAGATGTAGTTCGTTTAGATTAAATAGAAATGAGAAAAAACCTACTCTTAATACAACATTCACCAAATCCAGTAAGGAAAATATCAATTCTGTAGAAAAACCATACTTTAATCGCAGcagtaatttaaatagatCGTTTTctagttataataattcagTATATAGTACgccaaagttaaaaaataaaattccaaaGTTATCCACATCTATGCATCATGCTTTTCAGAGAAATACTGGGAGTCAACCATTGAAacttgaaaaaattaaaaaagatgatAAGAAAGATCTTGTAAATCTTGATGCTATACTGTCATGTGATAACTCTTCTATGACAGATAGTAATTATATAGATCCCATGTTGATCAATGAAAATGACAATTTGCCGATAAATGTTaacactattttaaataatcccGACATAATAAGTAGCTTTGAATCTCTACTAACTACTGAAAATCTACCAGCTAAATTCGAATCGTTTAGtactataaagaaaaacaataacggtagaaatattacaaatatagaaAGTCTTAAAAAcgagaaaaacaataactttcATAGTGAAACTTCGACGACTCCAATCATAAGTGATTTAGGGGCTCAGTATGATAAGCTAATGTACTCTCTCGATCATAGTATAACATCTAGAACTTCTGGTAGAGACGATGACTCCCTTTGTGAAGATTTTGATCTCGAGGAATTCATGACCTCTTTCGACGAAGaggttaataaacaaaaatctgAAAAGCGCACGTGTAGCTCGACAACTAGAGTCGTCAAACAATCTGAATTATCTGACGACGTATTTGTCGCCGGAAATGATACccctaaaattttaaaaagtagtaGTAACGGTATGATTCCAGTGAATAAATCAATGTCCCTTGTTTTTAGCAGTAACAATATCGTGGGTGATAAACTGCTTCCTTCCTCCGTCAAGCGTTCCACTTCCCTCCTTGATTCCATTCAAAAGAAACCTGCCAAAATAGAACCTAAAATCCGCCATAAGACTGATCAGCTGGAAGATGATATAATGCAATCTCTGAAAGAATTCGACAAGTTCTACGAATCTCAGAAAAATGAGAAAAGTCATTCGAATAAAGATCTTAATATGAATAAACGCACGTACATTGATACAGTAAAAAGAGGTAGTCGGAAGAAGAtcgaacaaaataataaatgtgacaACATCATAAACGGAAATCACACGCCTGGTGGGAAGATAAGCAACGATTCAGCATATAGCAGGTTAGTCAG cgTAATAATGTTGTTACTGCTTCCAGCCTAA